Sequence from the Pararhizobium gei genome:
TCGCCTGATGTGATCAGCTTGCGGAATTTGGCCGAGCCGGTGACATTGGTACGCTCGCCGACATTGACGAAGGGAATGTCCTTGCTGAGCGTATACGGCTCCAGACCGGACAGCTTCATCAGGCGAGGCACGTCCGGAATGGCGCGCGGCTTGTGTTTGGCGACGGCCTGCGCAATCGCGTGGATATGCGCCGGCGTCGAGCCACAGCAGCCGCCGACGATGTTGACCAGGCCGTCGCGGGCGAACGCCTCGATCTGGGCCGCCATCTCATCCGGACTTTCGTCATACTGGCCGAATTCGTTCGGCAGGCCGGCATTCGGATAGGCGCAGACAAAGGTATCGGCGACGCTCGAAATTTCGGCGAGATGCGCGCGCATGGCGTTGGCGCCGAGCGCGCAGTTGAGACCGATGGTGAAGGGAGCGGCATGGCGCACCGAATGCCAGAACGCCGTCGGCGTCTGGCCGGACAGGGTGCGGCCGGAGAGATCGGTGATCGTGCCTGATATCATCACCGGCAAGCGCACGCCCATTTCACCGAAGATTTCCTCCGTTGCAAAGATGGCCGCCTTGGCGTTCAGCGTGTCGAAGATCGTCTCGATCAGGATGATATCGGCGCCGCCATCGATCAGGCCGCGCAGCTGTTCGCCATAGGCGATGCGCAGGTCGTCGAACGAGGTCGCGCGAAAACCGGGATTATTGACGTCGGGCGAAATCGAGGCCGTGCGGTTGGTCGGCCCGAGCGCGCCTGCGACGAAGCGACGCCGGCCATCGACCTGCTGCGCCCGAAGGGCGGCGCGCCGGGCCAGACGCGCGCCATCGCGGTTGAGTTCATAGACCATGGCCTCCATGCCGTAATCGGCCTGGGCGATGGAGGTCGAAGAAAAGGTGTTGGTTTCCAGGATGTCGGCCCCGGCGATAGCGTAGTTGTAATGGATTTCTTCGATCGCGCCCGGCTGGGTCAGCGTCAGCAGGTCGTTGTTGCCCTGCAGGTGGCAATCGCAGGCCTGGAATCGCTCGCCGCGAAAATGATTCTCGCCCAGACCAAGCTGCTGGATCTCGGTGCCCATCGCGCCATCCATAATCAGAATGCGCTCGCTGGCCGCCACTTTGAGCGCTGCCATGACCTCGGATCCATCCGGTTTGGGGGAAACTGCGCCGAAAAGTGCGTCGATGGCGGACATGGGAAATCTCCCGTTCTGAAAGCGTCAATAAACTGCCGGGTACAATTCACATAAAGATATCTTTATGTCAACATATGAGTTGGGCAGATGTTGCGATCCAAAACGGAAGCGGTCCGCCTGTGACAAGGCGGACCGCATGGAGTCGCGGCGATATCTCCGGTCAAAGCCGCTTCAGGCAATCCTCCACTTCATAAATCGCGCAAAGAATATGGTAAAAACTGCTGGCCGGTGCGGGTTCATCGACGAAGCTGCCGTCCGCCTTCTGCTTGTCCCGCCACAGACCGTTGACCGGGACATCGAGAAAGCTCTGAACAGCAGTGGCGGCACGGACAGCGGACCGCAGGTAGCGTTCGCGCTCCTCGTCCTGCGTCAGAGCGGCAAAACGGACCGAAGCCTTCAGCCATTCCGTCTGCGGCCACAGCCGGGCGATCGGATCGGCAACCGAGAAATCGTCGAAAAGCGTCATGACCGCCACATCGCGAGGCTGGACTATGCCGTGTTGCTCGCCGATCCCGAACAACCGCCGGGCCTTGACCAAGGCATCTGCATTGCCGCGCCGCTCGCCCCAGCGCAGAAGCAGCCAGGCCCATTCGAACTGATGTCCGGGCTCGACGATACGCCCCTTGTCACCGGGGATTGGCGCCCAGTCGTGATCGAAGAATTCACGTAGCGCGCCGCTTTCCCGGTCGATGAAATGCTCCATGCAGAGAAAAGCGATCTCATCGGCAAGATTGGTCCAGGCAACAGTGTCGAAACCGTCAACCGTTTCGCTGGCGAGACAGGCCTCGAAAAGATGCATATGCGGGTTGGAACACAAGGGTAGCCGTGGCGGATTGTCTTCCTCGAAGCCCGAGGTCGGATGTTTGCAATGCGCCTCGAGCCGGCCGCGTAGGGCATTGCTGCGTGCCGCCATTTCGGCACTGCGCTGCGGAAACACCTGCGCCAGATAAGCGAAGGCAAGCAGCGCGAAGGCCTGATTGTAGAGATCGAAGGACGGATCGAGCAACACCCCATCCGCGTCGGCAAGCGCGCCGTAAAAACCGCTCGGCTGCAGATAGACCCTGTCGAAATAGGACAGTCCATCGGTGGCGATCGTCTGCCAATCGCCGCTCCAGCCACGCCGCCCGGCCTCGGCAAAACAGTAAACCTGGCGTGGCTGAACGCGCGAACGCCGGTTGGCGCGCGTCGGCTGCCCGTCCATGCCGATGGTTTCGACAAAACCACCGCTCGCGGCGTCAAAGCCCTTCTCGCGCCAGAGCGGCAACGCGGTTTGAGAGAGCCATTCGTTCAGCGTCGCGGAAAACCCGGCAATATCCATGTTTCGATTATCCATTCGGACGTCAGTCTGAAAGCGTCAGCGAGGCGAGATCCTTGCCGAGAAGCCGGGCGAGCGCTTCAACAACCAGCACGTGATCGTCGCGCTGCGGCAATCCGGACACCGTGACCGCGCCGATACAGCCGGTCCCCTTGACAACGATCGGAAAGCTGCCGCCATGCGATGCGAACTCGGCTTCAGAAAGGCCGAATTTCGCCTGGATCGTGGTCTCCTGCGCGGCGAGAGACAGGCCGACGGCGTAGCTGCTCTTGAGGAAGCGGAAGACGCAATTGCGCTTGCGGCGTACCCAGTTCGGATTGTCCGGTGTGGAGCCCTCAAGCGCCACATAAAAGATCGGCATGGAAAACAGCGTCACATCGATGACGACGCCAAGTTTGCGCTCGACCGCCATGTCCCGCAGCAGAGATCCAAGCGCCCATCCCGTCGCAAGGTTGAAACTGTCGAACTGCAGTTCATGCTCCTGAAAGGCGATCCGCTCCAGATCCGTGTCGATACTCATCCTGCTCTCCCTTTGAGTTTTCAGTCTTTCCAGAGCCATGCGGCACCGCGCACGCCGGAACTGTCGCCATGCACCGCCTTGCGGATCGGCGTTTCGAAACTGTCACCGAAGATGTATTTGACGATCAGGCCGGGCAATTCATCGTAGATTTCATCGACATTGGACATGCCGCCGCCAAGCACGAAGACATCCGGGTCTATGATATTGGTCAGAAGCGCAAGGCTGCGGGCAAGCCTGTCGATAAATCGCTCGTAAACGGCGGCAGCAACCGGCTCTCCCTTGCGCTTGTCGGCGATGATGTCGCGGCCGCGCCGGTCGATGCCGGTGACCGTGCGATAATCGAGTTCCAAACCGGTGCCGCAGGCATACATGTCGAGACACCCGTGTTTACCGCACCAGCATGCATGTCCCGGAAACTCGTCTCCGGTCATCCAGGGCAGTGGATAATGGCCAATCTCCGCGGCAATACCCTGATAGCCGGCATGAACATGTTTGCCGATTGCCAGTCCACCGCCATGACCCGTCCCTATAATCACGCCGAAAACCGTGTGCGCATCCTTGCCGGCACCATCGACGGCCTCCGAAATCGCCAGGCAATTGGCGTCGTTGGCAAGCCGGACCTCACGCTTGAGCGCAGCCCCAAGATCGCGTCCCAGCGGTTGGCCGTTGAGGAGAACCGCATTGGAGTTGCGCACGATGCCGGTTCGCGGATTGGGGCTGCCGGGAATACCGATGCCGACCGTTCCCGTTTCTCCTGCCATCTGCTCGGCGGTTGCCACCAGTTCCTGGACCGCCCGAATGCAGGCTTCGTAACCGCTCGTTGGCGTGGCGATCCGGTGCCGGGCTCTCGTCTGGCCATCGCGGTCGAGCGCGATGACTTCCATTTTCGTTCCGCCCCAATCAATACCGATGAACATGCCGGATCAAACTCTCATGCTTCATGTTGCCGCTACGCGGCGGTCCCTGGAAATCCCCTCCCGCGCCGCCGCCCATGCTTAACACTGGAAAAGCATCGCGCGCCAGTCTACGTCTCGGCCTTGGAGACAAACAGCGATCAAGCCAATGCGACGGGGCCGTAAAGGGATATTGGACAGGAATCCGCGCACTGAATACGCAAACCAACGCCAAACCCGTTGATTGCTGAAGGAAGGTCGGTTATTGAAAGCGCGTTGTTCACGTAGCTCAGCAGGATAGAGCACAGGATTCCTAAAATTGGGGGTTGTACAGGGAAACCGTACAATCGATCTGCTCAAAGTCGGGGAACGCTTCGCTGTCTTCAGCATGCCAATCCCGAGCCAAGCTCCGGAGAAATCCGGTGAAGGTGTAGAGACTGGACGGGCAGGACCTAACGACTTCGGTCCAGGGTCAAGGGACAGTCCAGACCACGAACGCTAATGGCGGCGGCGAAAGCCGAAGTGGTATGAATCCTGGGGTCGGAGGTTCGAATCCTCTCGTGGACACCACTCTCTTCCTTGTCCGACCCGATTTTCGTTCGGTCGCTGGCGACAGCCATGGGTCAAAAGACGGTCAGGTTCGACTAGGAATTGAGTGATTCCTGAACCACCTGCTTAGGCCAGAATTGAAGCGCCATATCGATGACGCGGTAGAGTCCCGCCCGGTCTGCGCCGGACGCCGCCTGAATCGCGGTGCCCTGTGAAATCGTCATGATGTAGCGGGCGAGATCGAACGGATCATGGCCGGGCGGCAACTCTGCCTCGGTGGCCCGTTCAAAGCGTTCGCCGAGTTGCTGCTCTCCGCGATGCCGGTTTTCCACCAGGCATTTTTGAATATGCTCGGCCCCGTCGCTGCAGGCCAGCGCCCCGTTTATGCCGAGGCAACCGCTTGGTCCTGTTTCGGCCGTCTGTGAATCGGCAAAGCCCTTCAGGACTTTTTCAGCAACTAGGCGTGCAGTAGAAGCATTCAGGGCTTCCTCGAAAAAATTCATCTTGGTGCGCTGGTAGCGCTCGAGAGCCTGCAGGAAAAGACCTTCCTTATTGCCGAATACACCATATAGACTTGGCTTGGTAATCCCCATGCCTTCGGTTAAATCTGCCAGCGACGTTCCCTCATAGCCCTTTCTCCAGAACAGCTCCATCGCCGTTTCAAGGGCCTGATCGACATCGAATTCTCTTGGCCGAGCCATGGGCTTGAGACCTCCCGTATTTTTTTATACCGATCGGTATATAACGCATTGACAGTGATCGGTGAAGAACTCTATTTTATACCGATCGGTATTGAACGTCAATGAACTCGCGCCCGGAACTTTCGCCTCCCACGAAAGACAATCCGGTCAGCCCTCCCGGGGCAGAATCTAGGATAGGTCATGTCTCTCTCAAGTTTTACGAGCAAGCTGCTCGCCAGCGCCTTCGTATTTGGCATCGCGACCCTCGCGCCGACTGTCTATTTCGAAATGCAAGGCAGCCCTGCCGGCAGCGGAAATGCTGCAGATGTGACCGCCGCGGCACCGGCGGCAGTGCCGGTATCCGTTGCCGTTGTCGAATCAAAGCCGGTTACCCGGTGGAATGCCTTCTCCGGACGTCTCGAGGCCGTTGATAATGTCGAGCTCCGGTCCCGGGTCGCCGGTGCGATCGAGAGCGTGCATTTCCAGGAAGGCGCCGTCGTCCGGAAAGGCGATCTGCTTTTCACCATCGATCCGGCACCCTATCAGGCCGAAGCGGCGCGTGCACAGGCGAGCGTGACCGCTGCCGAGGCAAGAGCAGCGCTTGCCCGTATCGAGCTGAAGCGCGGCCAGCAGCTTCTTTCCTCGAATGCGGTCTCGCAAAGCGACTATGACCAGCGCCTCAACAATCAGGCGAGTGCTGAGGCGGACCTTGCAGCCGCCCGCGCCGTGCTGCAGTCGGCAACACTCAATCTGGGTTACACGCAAATCCGGGCGCCGATTTCCGGTCGTGTCGGAAAAATAGAAATCACAGCCGGCAACCTGATCGCCGCAGGCCCATCGTCGCCGATCTTGACACGGCTCGTATCGCTCAGCCCGATCTATGCAAGCTTCCAGGCCGACGAGGAGATCGTCGCGCGCATTCTTTCCGAACTGCCCGAGGGTGTGAACGCCCGCAACTTTCTCGACCGTGTACCGGTACGGATGGATGTGGCGGGGCGCGCGGATGTCGGCGGCAAACTGCAACTCGTCGATAACAGCGTCGATGCCGAAAGCGGCACCGTTCGCGTGCGAGCCGTCTTCGATAATACCAATGGCGCGCTGATGCCAGGGCAGTTCGCCCGTCTGAGCCTGGGTCAGTCGAAGAGCGAAGAAGCCGTTCTCGTTCACGAACGCGCCATCGGCACGGACCAGAACAAGAAATATGTGATGGTGGTCAATCCGGACAACACAGCAGAGTATCGGGAGATCACGCTGGGCACGAAGTCCGACGGGCTACGCATTGTAACCTCCGGCCTGAAGGCCAAGGAACGCATTATCGTCAACGGGTTGCAGCGCATCCGCCCGGGCGCTTTGGTCGCACCGGAAATGGTGTCCATGGCATCGGGCGCAAGTGCGCAGATGCAGGCATCCGTCAGCCAATAGGCCGTTCACGGCACCAGACATAAGGGCGATCCGCGCCATGAATATTTCCCGTTTTTTCATCGATCGCCCTGTCTTTGCCGGCGTTCTTTCCTTCATGATCTTTCTTGGCGGTTTGATCGCCATGACGATCCTGCCGATTTCCGAATATCCGGATGTCGTGCCGCCGCAAGTCGTCGTTCGCGCCAACTATCCCGGCGCCAACCCGAAAGTCATCGCCGAGACCGTGGCAACGCCACTGGAGGAATCCATCAATGGCGTCGAGGACATGCTCTATATGAGCAGCCAGGCGACGACCGATGGTCTGATGACGCTGACGGTGACCTTCAAACTCGGCACCGATCCCGATCAGGCCCAGCAATTGGTTCAGAATCGCGTCAGCCAGGCCGAGCCGCGGCTTCCCGAGGAGGTGCGACGTCTCGGCGTCACGACCATCAAGAGTTCACCTGATCTCATGATGGTCGTGCACCTCACCTCCCCCGAGGGTCGCTACGACATGACCTATCTGCGCAATTATGCGCTCATCAACGTCAAGGACCGCCTCGCCCGCATTGATGGCGTCGGTCAGGTCCAGCTATTCGGTTCCGGCGACTATTCGATGCGCATCTGGCTCGACCCGCAGAAAATGGCCGAACTTGGCCTGTCGGCATCCGATGTCGTCAATGAAATCCGTGCCCAGAACATCCAGGCCGCCGCCGGCGTCATCGGCTCCTCGCCAAACCTTGACGGCGTCGATCTGCAGTTGTCGGTCAATGCTCAGGGCCGGTTGCAGAGCGAGGAGGAATTCGGCGAGATCATCATCAAGACGAGCCCGACCGGCGCGATCACGCGTCTGCGCGATGTCTCCCGCATCGAACTCGGCTCTGCCGAATACTCATTGCGATCGCTGCTGAACAACAAGCAAGCCGTCGCCATCCCCGTCTTTCAGGCACCTGGATCGAACGCCATCGAGATCGCCGATCAGGTTCGCGCCACCATGGAAGAGGTCAAGGCATCCATGCCGCAGGATGTCGACTACGACATCGTCTATGACACGACGCAGTTCGTTCGCGCCTCGATCGAGGCGGTCATCCACACCCTGCTCGAAGCCATCGCCCTCGTCGTCATCGTCGTCATCATCTTCCTGCAAACATGGCGCGCCTCTATTATCCCGTTGATCGCCGTTCCCGTCTCGATCGTCGGGACTTTCGCCGTCATGCAGATGCTGGGTTTTTCGATCAACGCGCTCAGCCTTTTCGGCCTGGTGCTTGCCATCGGCATCGTCGTCGACGACGCGATTGTCGTCGTCGAGAATGTCGAGCGCAACATCGAGAACGGCCTTGCCCCGCGGGAGGCGACCTACAAGGCGATGACCGAAGTTTCCGGCCCGATCATCGCGATCGCGCTGGTGCTAGTCGCCGTCTTCGTGCCGCTTGCCTTCATCTCCGGTCTCACCGGCCAGTTCTACAAGCAGTTTGCCCTGACGATCGCCATATCGACCGTCATCTCGGCGTTCAATTCCCTCACCCTGTCGCCGGCGCTTGCCGCCCTGCTTTTGCGGGGTCATGACGCCCCGAAGGACAGGCTCACACGCGTCATGGACTTCCTGTTCGGCTGGTTCTTCCGCGGCTTTAACGCCGTCTTTTCCCGGGGGTCGCGGGCCTACAGCACCGGCGTCAAGGGTGTGATCTCGCGAAAGACGCTGATGATGGGGGTCTATCTGCTGCTCGTCGGCGCCACCGTCTTTCTCTTCAAGGCGGTGCCGGGCGGCTTCGTGCCGCCGCAGGACAAGCAGTATCTCGTCGGCTTCACGCAGCTTCCGGACGGCGCATCGCTCGACCGGACGGAGGAGGTAATCCGCCGGATCAGCGATATTTCACTCAAGGTGCCCGGTGTCGAAAACGCCATTGCCTTCCCAGGCCTCTCAATCAACGGCTTTACCAACTCCTCCAACGCCGGCATCGTCTTCCTGTCGCTAAAGCCTTTCGAGGAGCGCACCACGCCGGATCTTTCCGCCGGAGCGATTGCCGGGCGGCTGAACCAGGAGTTGAGTGTCATCCAGGATTCGTTCAGCGCTATCTTCCCGCCGCCGCCCGTCCAGGGTCTCGGCGCCATCGGCGGTTTCAAGCTGCAACTGGAGGATAAGGCGGGCCTCGGTTACGAGGCGCTCGACGCTGCCGTGAAGGGGTTCATGGCGAAAGCCTATGCGACGCCGGAACTTGTCGGCATGTTTTCCAGCTATCAGATCAATGTTCCCCAGCTCTACGCGGATGTCGACCGTGCCAAGGCGCGCCAGCTAAACGTACCTTTGACGGAGATTTTCAACACCCTGCAGATCTATCTCGGCTCGGTCTATGTGAACGACTTCAACAAGTTCGGGCGCACCTATTCCGTTCGGGTGCAGGCAGACGCTGCCTATAGGGCGCAGGCGGAGGATATCGGTAAGCTGGAGGTGCGTTCGAGTTCGGGCGAGATGATCCCCCTTTCCGCCGTGCTGAAAGTTAATTCGAGCGCCGGGCCGGAACGCGCCATGCGTTACAACGGCTTCCTGTCCGCGGATATCAATGGCAATACGGCACCGGGCTATTCATCCGGACAGGCCCGCTCCGCCATTGAGCGGATTGCTGCCGAAACCCTGCCGGCAGGCGTTGCCTTCGAATGGACTGAGCTGACCTATCAGGAGATTATTGCCGGCAA
This genomic interval carries:
- a CDS encoding AGE family epimerase/isomerase, coding for MDIAGFSATLNEWLSQTALPLWREKGFDAASGGFVETIGMDGQPTRANRRSRVQPRQVYCFAEAGRRGWSGDWQTIATDGLSYFDRVYLQPSGFYGALADADGVLLDPSFDLYNQAFALLAFAYLAQVFPQRSAEMAARSNALRGRLEAHCKHPTSGFEEDNPPRLPLCSNPHMHLFEACLASETVDGFDTVAWTNLADEIAFLCMEHFIDRESGALREFFDHDWAPIPGDKGRIVEPGHQFEWAWLLLRWGERRGNADALVKARRLFGIGEQHGIVQPRDVAVMTLFDDFSVADPIARLWPQTEWLKASVRFAALTQDEERERYLRSAVRAATAVQSFLDVPVNGLWRDKQKADGSFVDEPAPASSFYHILCAIYEVEDCLKRL
- a CDS encoding efflux RND transporter periplasmic adaptor subunit, which codes for MSLSSFTSKLLASAFVFGIATLAPTVYFEMQGSPAGSGNAADVTAAAPAAVPVSVAVVESKPVTRWNAFSGRLEAVDNVELRSRVAGAIESVHFQEGAVVRKGDLLFTIDPAPYQAEAARAQASVTAAEARAALARIELKRGQQLLSSNAVSQSDYDQRLNNQASAEADLAAARAVLQSATLNLGYTQIRAPISGRVGKIEITAGNLIAAGPSSPILTRLVSLSPIYASFQADEEIVARILSELPEGVNARNFLDRVPVRMDVAGRADVGGKLQLVDNSVDAESGTVRVRAVFDNTNGALMPGQFARLSLGQSKSEEAVLVHERAIGTDQNKKYVMVVNPDNTAEYREITLGTKSDGLRIVTSGLKAKERIIVNGLQRIRPGALVAPEMVSMASGASAQMQASVSQ
- a CDS encoding ROK family protein, whose translation is MFIGIDWGGTKMEVIALDRDGQTRARHRIATPTSGYEACIRAVQELVATAEQMAGETGTVGIGIPGSPNPRTGIVRNSNAVLLNGQPLGRDLGAALKREVRLANDANCLAISEAVDGAGKDAHTVFGVIIGTGHGGGLAIGKHVHAGYQGIAAEIGHYPLPWMTGDEFPGHACWCGKHGCLDMYACGTGLELDYRTVTGIDRRGRDIIADKRKGEPVAAAVYERFIDRLARSLALLTNIIDPDVFVLGGGMSNVDEIYDELPGLIVKYIFGDSFETPIRKAVHGDSSGVRGAAWLWKD
- a CDS encoding TetR/AcrR family transcriptional regulator, encoding MELFWRKGYEGTSLADLTEGMGITKPSLYGVFGNKEGLFLQALERYQRTKMNFFEEALNASTARLVAEKVLKGFADSQTAETGPSGCLGINGALACSDGAEHIQKCLVENRHRGEQQLGERFERATEAELPPGHDPFDLARYIMTISQGTAIQAASGADRAGLYRVIDMALQFWPKQVVQESLNS
- a CDS encoding heme-degrading domain-containing protein, whose protein sequence is MSIDTDLERIAFQEHELQFDSFNLATGWALGSLLRDMAVERKLGVVIDVTLFSMPIFYVALEGSTPDNPNWVRRKRNCVFRFLKSSYAVGLSLAAQETTIQAKFGLSEAEFASHGGSFPIVVKGTGCIGAVTVSGLPQRDDHVLVVEALARLLGKDLASLTLSD
- a CDS encoding efflux RND transporter permease subunit translates to MNISRFFIDRPVFAGVLSFMIFLGGLIAMTILPISEYPDVVPPQVVVRANYPGANPKVIAETVATPLEESINGVEDMLYMSSQATTDGLMTLTVTFKLGTDPDQAQQLVQNRVSQAEPRLPEEVRRLGVTTIKSSPDLMMVVHLTSPEGRYDMTYLRNYALINVKDRLARIDGVGQVQLFGSGDYSMRIWLDPQKMAELGLSASDVVNEIRAQNIQAAAGVIGSSPNLDGVDLQLSVNAQGRLQSEEEFGEIIIKTSPTGAITRLRDVSRIELGSAEYSLRSLLNNKQAVAIPVFQAPGSNAIEIADQVRATMEEVKASMPQDVDYDIVYDTTQFVRASIEAVIHTLLEAIALVVIVVIIFLQTWRASIIPLIAVPVSIVGTFAVMQMLGFSINALSLFGLVLAIGIVVDDAIVVVENVERNIENGLAPREATYKAMTEVSGPIIAIALVLVAVFVPLAFISGLTGQFYKQFALTIAISTVISAFNSLTLSPALAALLLRGHDAPKDRLTRVMDFLFGWFFRGFNAVFSRGSRAYSTGVKGVISRKTLMMGVYLLLVGATVFLFKAVPGGFVPPQDKQYLVGFTQLPDGASLDRTEEVIRRISDISLKVPGVENAIAFPGLSINGFTNSSNAGIVFLSLKPFEERTTPDLSAGAIAGRLNQELSVIQDSFSAIFPPPPVQGLGAIGGFKLQLEDKAGLGYEALDAAVKGFMAKAYATPELVGMFSSYQINVPQLYADVDRAKARQLNVPLTEIFNTLQIYLGSVYVNDFNKFGRTYSVRVQADAAYRAQAEDIGKLEVRSSSGEMIPLSAVLKVNSSAGPERAMRYNGFLSADINGNTAPGYSSGQARSAIERIAAETLPAGVAFEWTELTYQEIIAGNTGLLIFPLSVLLVFLVLAAQYESLSLPLSIVLIIPMALLAALAGVWLTAGDNNVFTQIGLIVLVGLSAKNAILIVEFARELEFEGATPFKAVIEASRLRLRPILMTSMAFIMGVVPLVTSTGAGAEMRHAMGVAVFSGMIGVTLFGLFLTPVFYVTVRALTGNRPLKNTGGHPGPTHAATVTPLHSQPILPGLEAAE